From a single Vanacampus margaritifer isolate UIUO_Vmar chromosome 15, RoL_Vmar_1.0, whole genome shotgun sequence genomic region:
- the chrm2a gene encoding muscarinic acetylcholine receptor M2a — MDALNFSYWNASEGNDTDAAEEREGSYKTVEVVFIVLVAGSLSLVTVIGNILVMLSIKVNRNLQTVNNYFLFSLACADLIIGLCSMNLYTVYIVIGYWPLGPVVCDLWLALDYVVSNASVMNLLIISFDRYFCVTKPLSYPVKRTTKMAGMMIAAAWVLSFILWAPAILFWQFIVGGRTVPERECYIQFFSNAAVTFGTAIAAFYLPVIIMIQLYWQISRASKSRVKKDNRKPSGGNAKPLSPAKRRNKPNNNNIPAESIAASQSRNTEDGGSQHDGRMQNGKAPSSTVEGETEGDDTAREICTAGEEKESSNDSTSGSAAASNMKDEETPPSAANSAPDPDPDPDPGPGPGTGRPLPRQRAKAGVSKLTCIKIKAKSPKGDCYTPSNATVEIVPASERQDHVARKIVKMTKQPPNKKKKAAPSREKKVTRTIMAILVAFVATWTPYNVMVLINTFCSSCVPNTVWTLGYWLCYINSTINPACYALCNVTFKKTFKHLLLCQYKNSRSAR; from the coding sequence ATGGATGCGCTGAATTTCAGCTACTGGAACGCCTCAGAAGGCAACGACACTGACGCGGCGGAGGAGCGTGAGGGCTCCTACAAGACTGTGGAGGTGGTGTTCATCGTGCTGGTGGCCGGCTCGCTCAGCCTGGTCACGGTGATTGGCAACATCCTGGTCATGCTCTCCATAAAGGTCAACAGGAACCTGCAGACTGTCAACAACTACTTTCTCTTCAGCCTGGCGTGTGCCGACCTCATTATTGGACTCTGCTCAATGAACTTATACACAGTCTACATCGTCATCGGGTACTGGCCTCTGGGCCCGGTGGTTTGCGACTTGTGGCTGGCGCTGGACTACGTGGTCAGCAATGCGTCAGTCATGAATTTGCTCATTATAAGCTTTGACAGGTACTTCTGCGTCACTAAGCCACTCAGCTACCCTGTCAAAAGGACCACCAAGATGGCGGGCATGATGATCGCTGCTGCCTGGGTCCTGTCCTTTATCCTGTGGGCGCCAGCCATCCTCTTTTGGCAGTTCATTGTGGGCGGGCGGACAGTGCCAGAGAGGGAGTGTTACATTCAGTTCTTCTCAAACGCAGCCGTCACTTTTGGCACCGCCATCGCTGCCTTTTACTTGCCTGTAATCATCATGATTCAACTGTACTGGCAGATCTCCAGGGCGAGCAAGAGCCGAGTCAAGAAGGATAATCGCAAGCCTTCGGGAGGCAACGCAAAGCCTTTGTCACCAGCAAAGCGTAGGAACAAAccgaacaacaacaacataccgGCTGAGAGTATAGCAGCCTCCCAGAGCCGGAACACGGAGGATGGCGGCAGTCAGCACGACGGCAGGATGCAGAACGGCAAAGCGCCTTCCTCCACTGTTGAGGGCGAAACAGAGGGTGATGACACGGCAAGAGAGATTTGCACTGCTGGCGAGGAGAAGGAGAGCTCCAATGATTCCACCTCGGGCAGCGCGGCCGCATCAAACATGAAGGACGAAGAGACGCCACCTTCGGCTGCTAATTCTGCCCCTGACCCTGACCCTGACCCTGACCCTGGCCCTGGCCCTGGCACTGGCCGCCCGCTACCCCGCCAGCGCGCCAAAGCGGGGGTCTCCAAGCTGACCTGTATTAAGATCAAGGCCAAATCCCCCAAAGGCGACTGCTACACGCCATCCAACGCCACAGTGGAGATTGTGCCCGCTTCGGAGCGGCAGGACCACGTGGCCCGAAAGATTGTGAAGATGACCAAGCAGCCGcccaacaaaaagaagaaggcgGCTCCGTCACGGGAAAAGAAGGTGACACGCACCATCATGGCCATCCTGGTAGCCTTTGTGGCCACATGGACACCATACAATGTGATGGTGCTGATCAACACGTTTTGCTCCAGCTGCGTCCCCAACACGGTGTGGACGCTGGGCTACTGGCTGTGCTACATCAACAGCACAATCAACCCCGCCTGTTATGCCCTGTGTAACGTCACCTTCAAAAAGACTTTCAAGCACCTGCTGCTCTGCCAGTACAAGAACAGCCGCTCTGCTAGGTAG